A genomic segment from Sphingopyxis sp. DBS4 encodes:
- a CDS encoding LOG family protein, with amino-acid sequence MIFIDSIEDAKIWLRGGATEPATLQSVDLTALDAEFAKVSVAGSAFMGCGIGPVLYAKIGAENAALVTELPALPSKLPAFAPGIYTVADLYDGMEDDGSKWDPVPGQNGQPGWDGTPDWQGFDFFNKKKNVPRTLTPVQVMAARMHDTVQEQALLKYLQGKKVVAIMGGHDFRREQSSADVEAAKQDVYWECVEIAKRLTEAGFLILTGGGPGVMEAGNLGALLAGEDAKVVAAVKAMLTHQDFESKEWRSTAMAVRAKILGSWTDDPPASKFSLGIPTWLYGHEPPNLFAGYHAKMFFNSLREDGLVTLANKGIIFFEGNGGTVQEIFQDATQNYYLGEGQSPTPMVFYNAGGYWDRPCGDQYWPTDVPVDKRKPLMPLMKQLATEKKFQTSVFVTRSPKAAVTFLVDAAAKPNVTKADVHLGNTTT; translated from the coding sequence ATGATATTCATAGACAGCATCGAGGACGCCAAGATCTGGCTCCGCGGCGGCGCGACGGAACCGGCAACCTTGCAGAGTGTCGACCTGACGGCGCTGGACGCCGAGTTCGCCAAAGTCTCAGTCGCGGGCTCCGCCTTCATGGGGTGCGGCATCGGGCCAGTCCTGTATGCAAAGATAGGTGCCGAAAATGCCGCGTTGGTGACGGAACTGCCCGCGCTCCCGTCCAAGCTGCCTGCCTTTGCGCCGGGAATTTATACCGTCGCCGATCTCTACGACGGGATGGAGGATGACGGATCCAAATGGGACCCGGTTCCGGGACAAAACGGGCAGCCCGGTTGGGATGGAACGCCAGACTGGCAGGGCTTTGATTTCTTCAACAAGAAGAAGAATGTTCCCAGAACCCTGACCCCCGTTCAGGTAATGGCGGCTCGGATGCACGACACAGTGCAAGAGCAAGCGCTGCTCAAATATTTGCAAGGCAAGAAAGTCGTTGCGATCATGGGAGGGCACGACTTCAGACGCGAGCAAAGCAGTGCAGACGTCGAGGCGGCGAAGCAGGACGTCTATTGGGAGTGTGTAGAGATCGCGAAACGGCTGACCGAGGCGGGGTTTCTAATCCTGACCGGCGGGGGCCCAGGCGTGATGGAAGCCGGCAATCTTGGCGCTCTCCTTGCCGGTGAAGACGCGAAGGTAGTTGCGGCGGTCAAAGCCATGCTGACGCACCAGGATTTTGAGAGCAAGGAATGGCGCTCCACGGCGATGGCGGTCCGAGCCAAAATCCTGGGGAGCTGGACGGACGACCCACCCGCGTCCAAGTTCAGCCTTGGCATACCAACTTGGCTATACGGGCATGAACCGCCCAATTTGTTTGCGGGCTATCACGCGAAGATGTTCTTCAACAGCCTTCGCGAAGACGGCCTCGTGACGCTAGCGAACAAGGGCATCATCTTCTTCGAAGGAAATGGGGGGACCGTTCAGGAGATATTCCAAGACGCGACGCAAAATTACTATCTCGGTGAGGGGCAGTCTCCGACGCCCATGGTCTTCTATAATGCAGGCGGATACTGGGACCGCCCCTGCGGCGATCAATATTGGCCGACCGACGTGCCAGTAGACAAGCGAAAGCCTTTGATGCCGCTGATGAAGCAACTGGCCACGGAGAAGAAATTTCAAACGTCGGTGTTCGTCACGCGGTCGCCGAAAGCGGCCGTGACATTCCTCGTCGATGCCGCAGCCAAGCCGAACGTCACGAAGGCCGACGTGCATCTAGGAAACACGACAACTTGA
- a CDS encoding S26 family signal peptidase, which translates to MTRRWLHATLVSGALFAGLFGAVAALAPQPRLVWNASASMPLGFYRVDVGRHPVAGDIVLAEPPKDVASLLAARGYLPRGVPLLKRVAAAEGALVCRSGDFLTIDGAGVARARDRDRLGRPLPRWLGCRRLQGGELFLLGTAPDSFDGRYFGPLPAASVIGTAHPLLTRDAPGAPLRWRPTSLSSASTPDEKEPTS; encoded by the coding sequence ATGACGCGGCGCTGGCTTCACGCGACGCTTGTCTCAGGCGCGCTGTTCGCCGGGCTGTTCGGCGCGGTCGCTGCGCTCGCGCCGCAGCCCAGGCTCGTCTGGAATGCGAGCGCGAGCATGCCGCTTGGCTTCTACCGCGTCGATGTCGGCCGCCACCCGGTGGCCGGCGACATCGTGCTTGCCGAGCCGCCCAAAGATGTCGCTTCGCTGCTCGCGGCCCGCGGCTATCTGCCGCGCGGCGTGCCCTTGCTGAAGCGCGTTGCCGCAGCCGAGGGCGCGCTTGTCTGCCGCAGCGGCGACTTCCTGACGATCGACGGCGCCGGCGTGGCACGCGCGCGCGATCGCGACCGGCTGGGCCGGCCGCTGCCGCGCTGGCTCGGCTGTCGCCGGCTCCAGGGCGGCGAGCTCTTTCTTCTCGGTACCGCGCCCGACAGTTTCGACGGTCGCTATTTTGGTCCGCTGCCCGCCGCCTCGGTGATCGGCACCGCGCATCCGCTGCTCACACGCGATGCACCGGGCGCGCCGCTGCGCTGGCGCCCGACCTCCCTCTCTTCCGCTTCCACCCCCGACGAAAAGGAACCCACGTCATGA
- a CDS encoding DUF2285 domain-containing protein: MPADAAPALWRPQACALVAIAEPAAAGFAAARLADLVDAADVAAELLAPDDWHLVLLGGGRRYRLWVRRCIANEPLAYASPADRHIDLRLALASAVQRALAGRSRHRPGGAGRPGATEHWRLVQWLRLLDAMAEGAAPRDIAATLIFEGARTFSAAEWDGSSERRRIARWQRAAIAMRDGGYRALLGS; encoded by the coding sequence TTGCCCGCAGACGCCGCGCCCGCCTTGTGGCGGCCGCAGGCGTGCGCGCTTGTCGCGATAGCCGAACCCGCCGCCGCCGGCTTTGCCGCGGCGCGGCTCGCCGATCTTGTCGATGCCGCGGACGTCGCCGCGGAGCTGCTGGCGCCCGACGATTGGCATCTTGTCCTCCTCGGCGGCGGTCGGCGCTACCGTCTCTGGGTCCGGCGCTGCATCGCCAATGAGCCGCTCGCCTATGCGAGCCCGGCGGATCGGCACATAGACCTGCGCCTCGCTCTCGCCTCGGCGGTGCAGCGCGCGCTCGCCGGACGGTCTCGCCACCGTCCCGGCGGCGCCGGCCGTCCCGGCGCGACCGAACATTGGCGCCTCGTCCAATGGCTTCGCCTTCTCGACGCGATGGCCGAAGGCGCCGCCCCGCGCGACATCGCGGCGACGCTGATCTTCGAGGGCGCCCGAACCTTCTCCGCTGCCGAATGGGACGGGTCGAGCGAGCGTCGGCGAATCGCTCGCTGGCAGCGCGCCGCGATCGCGATGCGCGACGGCGGCTACAGGGCGCTCCTCGGCAGCTGA
- a CDS encoding DUF736 family protein, whose amino-acid sequence MASIANLTVRDDGSLEGNLATLMVTAPIAIVPNGRKTKDSEPDYRVISRKNGFELGAGWVKTSQAGAEYISVSLSAPELGQIFCNVANAPGDDPSKKVLIWNPPS is encoded by the coding sequence ATGGCAAGCATCGCAAATCTCACCGTCAGGGACGACGGCAGCCTCGAAGGCAATCTCGCAACCCTGATGGTCACCGCGCCGATCGCGATCGTCCCGAACGGCCGCAAGACGAAGGACAGCGAACCCGACTATCGCGTCATCAGCCGCAAGAACGGCTTCGAACTCGGCGCTGGCTGGGTGAAGACGTCGCAGGCCGGCGCCGAATATATCTCGGTCTCGCTGTCGGCCCCCGAACTCGGCCAGATCTTCTGCAACGTCGCAAACGCGCCGGGCGACGATCCGTCGAAGAAGGTGCTGATATGGAATCCGCCGAGCTAA
- a CDS encoding SOS response-associated peptidase family protein → MCNDYRLEIDIASIAEDFDNLQIKIDMPEGAPNVPAREDVRITDTAPIVKSSDGAATGSLVNRRWSWPGQGGKPVYNVRSERRDLGMQRCLVLCDGFYEFTDPTDTTQKRLDKWLFTMKDHRWFCMAGVWRDSHVGEAFSLLTMEAGPDIAPYHHRQIIPLARDQWAAWLDPRVPAEDILKWLPEGSLEVTQVYGKPPAQGALAL, encoded by the coding sequence ATGTGCAATGACTATCGGCTCGAAATCGACATCGCTTCGATCGCCGAGGATTTCGACAACCTCCAGATCAAGATCGACATGCCCGAAGGCGCGCCGAACGTGCCGGCGCGCGAGGATGTGCGGATCACCGACACCGCGCCGATCGTGAAGAGCAGTGACGGAGCCGCGACCGGTTCGCTTGTCAACCGGCGTTGGAGCTGGCCGGGGCAAGGGGGCAAGCCGGTCTACAATGTCCGTTCGGAACGCCGCGACCTTGGCATGCAGCGCTGCCTCGTCCTGTGCGACGGCTTCTACGAGTTTACCGATCCCACCGACACGACGCAGAAGCGTTTGGACAAATGGCTTTTCACGATGAAGGACCATCGCTGGTTCTGCATGGCTGGCGTCTGGCGCGACAGCCATGTCGGCGAGGCCTTCAGTCTGCTGACGATGGAAGCCGGTCCCGATATCGCGCCCTATCATCACCGCCAGATCATTCCGCTCGCCCGCGACCAGTGGGCGGCTTGGCTCGATCCACGCGTTCCGGCCGAAGACATCCTCAAATGGCTTCCCGAAGGCAGTCTCGAGGTGACCCAGGTCTATGGGAAGCCGCCGGCGCAGGGCGCGCTCGCGCTGTGA
- a CDS encoding endonuclease, whose product MLHRLAAPLALLLAACVPQAASVQTAPERPLKIASWNLEFLAEKDGVGCEPRSEQDYAAMRRIVDGLDADIIAFQEAETVAAASRVFDPARYTIVMEERAGAPSGTCGGKYPEQQVIRQAVGFAIRKDIAFDRHPDVASLMRGNAQLRSGVDITLRPKGNAAIRLLGVHLKSGCFAGSEAKACPVLLDQIPALEAWIDTAANGPDRFAVLGDWNRRLGLAGDAVWRDIDDAEPANADLHLADEGKAPACDPRYDSFIDHIVLDRRASAALIGFSEALYAPGEKHYSDHCPVAVTLRH is encoded by the coding sequence ATGCTCCATCGACTTGCCGCACCGCTCGCCCTCCTCCTCGCCGCTTGTGTGCCGCAAGCTGCGTCGGTTCAGACAGCGCCGGAGCGCCCGCTCAAGATCGCGAGCTGGAACCTCGAGTTCCTAGCCGAGAAGGACGGTGTCGGCTGCGAACCCCGCAGCGAGCAAGATTATGCCGCGATGCGCCGGATCGTCGACGGCCTCGATGCCGATATTATCGCCTTCCAGGAAGCCGAGACCGTGGCGGCCGCCAGCCGGGTCTTCGATCCGGCACGCTACACCATCGTCATGGAAGAGCGAGCCGGTGCGCCGAGCGGCACCTGCGGCGGTAAATATCCCGAGCAACAGGTAATCCGGCAGGCGGTCGGCTTCGCGATCCGCAAGGATATTGCCTTTGATCGTCATCCCGACGTCGCGTCGCTGATGCGCGGCAACGCCCAGCTTCGCTCGGGCGTCGACATCACGCTCCGTCCGAAAGGCAATGCGGCGATCCGGCTGCTTGGCGTACATCTCAAGTCGGGATGCTTCGCGGGGAGCGAAGCGAAAGCCTGCCCGGTGCTGCTGGATCAGATACCGGCGCTTGAGGCGTGGATAGATACGGCGGCCAACGGGCCCGACCGGTTTGCCGTGCTCGGCGACTGGAACCGGCGATTGGGGCTAGCGGGCGACGCGGTTTGGCGGGACATCGACGATGCCGAGCCCGCCAACGCCGACCTCCATCTCGCGGATGAGGGCAAGGCACCGGCTTGCGATCCGCGCTACGACAGCTTCATCGACCATATCGTGCTCGACCGGCGCGCATCCGCCGCGCTGATCGGCTTCTCCGAAGCACTCTACGCGCCGGGCGAGAAACATTATTCAGATCACTGCCCTGTCGCGGTCACGCTCAGGCATTGA
- a CDS encoding alpha-ketoglutarate-dependent dioxygenase AlkB, with protein sequence MTQHAADRAPRPAPQPDLFGPALLPGLAYGEAIITAGEEAELIAQIEGAKLTPFQFQQWEGKRLTRSFGWTYDFQTGRFAPGDPMPSWLDPVRARAAAFAGIEPDALEQTLLIEYGLGAGIGWHKDRPVFEHVIGLSLGTPATMRFRRRTETGFERATAALAPRSIYHMRGEVRDDWEHSIAPMPEPRWSITFRSLR encoded by the coding sequence GTGACGCAGCACGCCGCAGATCGGGCACCGCGGCCCGCGCCCCAACCAGACCTCTTCGGTCCCGCCCTCCTTCCCGGGCTCGCTTATGGCGAGGCGATCATCACGGCAGGCGAAGAGGCAGAGCTGATTGCGCAGATCGAAGGCGCGAAGCTGACGCCGTTCCAGTTTCAGCAATGGGAAGGGAAGAGGCTGACGCGCTCGTTCGGCTGGACCTATGATTTCCAGACCGGGCGCTTCGCGCCGGGCGACCCGATGCCGTCCTGGCTCGATCCAGTGCGTGCCCGCGCCGCCGCCTTCGCCGGTATCGAGCCGGACGCGCTCGAGCAGACGCTCCTGATCGAATATGGGCTCGGTGCGGGAATCGGCTGGCACAAGGACCGGCCGGTCTTCGAGCATGTCATCGGGCTATCGCTCGGCACCCCTGCGACGATGCGGTTCCGGCGCCGGACCGAAACCGGCTTCGAACGGGCAACCGCCGCGCTCGCGCCGCGGTCGATCTATCATATGCGCGGCGAGGTTCGCGACGACTGGGAGCATAGCATAGCGCCGATGCCGGAGCCGCGTTGGTCGATCACCTTTCGCAGCCTCCGCTGA
- a CDS encoding AlpA family transcriptional regulator — MSYNAAPIVPRYLKTPEAAVHLGLSPTTLEKHRCYGTGPRYHKLGGRIVYAIADLDAWADLGRKTSTSDPGNGFIHPARPVRR; from the coding sequence TTGTCCTATAATGCCGCACCCATTGTCCCGCGCTATCTCAAGACGCCCGAAGCCGCCGTTCATCTCGGCCTCTCGCCGACCACCCTCGAAAAGCATCGTTGCTACGGAACGGGGCCCCGCTATCACAAGCTCGGCGGCCGCATCGTCTATGCGATTGCCGATCTCGACGCTTGGGCCGATCTCGGCCGCAAGACTTCGACATCGGACCCGGGCAATGGCTTCATCCATCCGGCACGCCCGGTGCGCCGCTGA
- a CDS encoding transcriptional regulator domain-containing protein, whose protein sequence is MDQAAGWQSPYFPKIFELYDRADFAQEFLRRSPRYRAAYAEAKSLPRRSRGGRLAELADRWGLVFRP, encoded by the coding sequence ATGGATCAGGCAGCTGGATGGCAGTCGCCATATTTTCCGAAGATATTCGAACTATATGATCGCGCGGATTTCGCGCAGGAGTTCCTGCGCCGAAGTCCCCGCTATCGTGCAGCCTATGCGGAAGCGAAATCGCTTCCCCGCCGCAGTCGGGGAGGCCGGCTCGCAGAGCTTGCCGACCGCTGGGGGTTGGTCTTTCGCCCCTGA
- a CDS encoding DUF736 domain-containing protein, which translates to MSKIGSFKLVSGEYRGQIITLSVQAKSVRIVPETNASGNAPSHRVLVGDAEVGAAWQKTSQDKRSYLSVKLDDPSFVAPIFAQLFSGEEGEYDLVWTRQPRRGDN; encoded by the coding sequence ATGAGCAAGATCGGCAGCTTCAAACTGGTTTCGGGAGAGTATCGCGGCCAGATCATCACCCTTTCGGTGCAGGCCAAATCGGTCCGCATCGTCCCCGAGACAAACGCCAGCGGCAATGCGCCGAGCCACCGCGTCCTCGTCGGCGACGCCGAGGTCGGTGCGGCCTGGCAGAAGACGAGCCAGGACAAACGCTCCTATCTTTCGGTCAAGCTCGACGACCCGAGCTTCGTCGCCCCGATCTTCGCCCAGCTCTTCTCGGGCGAAGAGGGCGAATATGACCTGGTCTGGACCCGTCAGCCCCGCCGCGGCGACAATTGA
- a CDS encoding lytic transglycosylase domain-containing protein: MVGDARAAPAAPGAAHPYATHVAEASLRFGIPEVWIWRVMHVESRGNARAVSHAGAMGVMQIMPATWAMLTARHRLGNNPFDARANILGGAAYLRAMWDRYGDVRLMLAAYNAGPGRADSYAAGRRGLPAETIAYVAAIAPTIGASSIAPLASAPHRERAGWRSSALFAGQADSGDPDSFAAPALQGEPVAAAASPPTERSLSPLFVPRSGSDR; encoded by the coding sequence GTGGTCGGGGATGCGCGCGCGGCGCCGGCTGCGCCAGGCGCGGCGCATCCATATGCGACCCATGTCGCGGAAGCCTCGCTACGCTTCGGCATTCCGGAAGTCTGGATCTGGCGCGTGATGCATGTTGAAAGCCGCGGCAACGCCCGCGCTGTGTCGCATGCCGGAGCGATGGGCGTAATGCAGATCATGCCCGCGACCTGGGCCATGCTCACCGCGCGCCACCGTCTCGGCAACAATCCCTTCGACGCGCGTGCGAACATTCTGGGCGGCGCGGCCTATCTGCGCGCGATGTGGGACCGCTATGGCGACGTCCGCCTGATGCTCGCTGCCTATAACGCGGGACCCGGGCGTGCCGATTCCTATGCAGCGGGACGGCGCGGCCTCCCCGCCGAAACGATCGCCTATGTTGCAGCCATCGCGCCGACGATCGGCGCATCGAGCATCGCTCCCCTCGCTTCCGCGCCGCATCGCGAGCGCGCTGGCTGGCGCAGTTCTGCGCTTTTCGCGGGACAGGCCGACAGTGGCGATCCGGACAGCTTCGCTGCACCGGCGTTGCAGGGCGAGCCCGTCGCGGCGGCAGCTTCGCCGCCGACTGAACGTTCCCTCTCGCCTCTCTTCGTCCCGCGTTCCGGCAGCGACCGATGA
- a CDS encoding DUF1810 domain-containing protein, with amino-acid sequence MNETDGLERFVAAQDQVYPRAIGEIRRGAKRSHWMWYIFPQLAGLGRSAMAQRFAIAGLAEAEAYLAHPLLGPRYAECVSALQDLPSSDPVAVFGNVDALKLCSSLTLFESASGNALFGAALDRWFGGQRDSRTLDRLE; translated from the coding sequence GTGAACGAAACCGACGGACTCGAGCGGTTTGTGGCTGCGCAGGATCAGGTCTATCCGCGCGCCATTGGCGAAATTCGGCGCGGGGCGAAGCGATCGCACTGGATGTGGTATATTTTCCCGCAGCTCGCGGGCCTCGGGCGCAGCGCGATGGCCCAGCGCTTTGCGATAGCCGGCCTTGCGGAGGCTGAAGCCTATCTCGCACATCCGTTACTCGGACCGCGTTACGCCGAATGCGTGAGCGCGCTTCAGGACTTGCCGAGCAGCGATCCCGTTGCCGTGTTCGGCAATGTCGACGCCTTGAAGCTTTGCTCGTCGCTCACGCTCTTCGAGTCGGCGAGCGGAAACGCGCTTTTCGGCGCGGCGCTCGATCGCTGGTTTGGCGGACAGCGCGATTCCCGGACCCTCGATCGCCTCGAATAG
- a CDS encoding DUF736 domain-containing protein: MIIGNFQSADDGFAGQIRTLLLDAMIAIVPAQPSAAENAPAWRVLLVEADTGIEIGAGWERRGERAGSYIALQIDDPALGAPISANLLRSTQNEDEYHLLWSRPVPRDKA, translated from the coding sequence ATGATCATCGGCAACTTCCAATCCGCAGACGACGGCTTTGCGGGCCAAATTCGCACGCTCCTCCTCGATGCCATGATCGCGATCGTCCCGGCGCAGCCATCCGCCGCCGAGAACGCGCCCGCGTGGCGCGTCCTGCTCGTCGAAGCCGACACCGGGATCGAGATCGGAGCGGGCTGGGAGCGGCGCGGCGAGCGCGCCGGCTCCTATATCGCGCTGCAGATCGACGACCCGGCGCTCGGCGCGCCGATAAGCGCGAACCTGCTGCGCTCGACGCAGAATGAGGACGAATATCATCTCCTCTGGTCGCGGCCGGTGCCGCGCGACAAGGCCTGA
- a CDS encoding DUF2840 domain-containing protein, with translation MRAFAASQPRYRDTPDSAVAVGAPSAASGLTDVELTWIERRLEQWIRFGRVAADQVVDRRTRISSFRPGAIFAFVRWTSNDFGTIHSSIAIVAAVEPGSPYATYPFVRPGGELLLRVDGWPKVEQVLKAIDAIEASGVDPCDVAPDHWRHIGSQLAAGLPFRAYGRDRHDAWLRRKAIES, from the coding sequence ATGCGCGCGTTCGCTGCTTCGCAGCCGCGCTATCGGGATACGCCTGACAGCGCCGTGGCGGTCGGCGCGCCGTCGGCGGCCAGCGGCTTGACCGACGTTGAGCTGACCTGGATCGAGCGTCGCCTCGAGCAGTGGATTCGCTTTGGCCGCGTCGCCGCCGACCAGGTCGTCGATCGCCGAACCCGCATTTCTTCCTTCCGGCCCGGTGCGATATTCGCCTTCGTCCGCTGGACGTCGAACGACTTCGGCACGATCCATTCGAGCATTGCCATCGTCGCGGCGGTCGAGCCGGGGTCGCCTTACGCTACTTACCCCTTTGTACGTCCGGGCGGCGAACTGCTGCTGCGGGTCGACGGCTGGCCGAAGGTCGAGCAGGTTCTGAAAGCGATCGATGCGATTGAAGCCAGCGGCGTCGATCCGTGCGATGTCGCGCCCGATCATTGGCGCCACATCGGCAGCCAGCTTGCCGCGGGCTTGCCGTTTCGGGCCTATGGCCGCGACCGGCACGACGCATGGCTACGCCGCAAAGCGATCGAGTCATGA
- a CDS encoding SOS response-associated peptidase family protein: MGIAPTPFDPDAPSGGVEALVRRNPDNMAEIEMVKAVWGSDPRFSDGINYRFVRTEGRAFPARRCLIPASEFRMGTGDHRYRVTLDSGNFFYLAAVWDSPLADWPLSYRILTIPAGADVIPYQSRHGVIIQRRDVQHWLDGTLPNEELFAEPPRHTLFVEPLRKQAKLPL; the protein is encoded by the coding sequence ATGGGTATCGCGCCAACCCCTTTCGATCCCGACGCCCCGAGCGGAGGCGTAGAAGCGCTCGTGCGGCGCAATCCCGACAATATGGCCGAGATCGAAATGGTCAAAGCGGTTTGGGGCTCCGACCCGCGGTTCAGCGACGGGATCAACTATCGTTTCGTGCGCACCGAGGGCCGTGCCTTCCCGGCGCGGCGCTGCCTGATCCCCGCGTCCGAGTTCCGGATGGGAACCGGCGATCACCGCTACCGGGTGACGCTCGACAGCGGCAATTTCTTCTATCTCGCCGCAGTCTGGGATTCGCCGCTCGCCGACTGGCCGCTGTCCTACCGTATTCTGACCATCCCGGCGGGCGCCGACGTTATTCCCTATCAGTCGCGCCACGGCGTCATCATCCAGCGCCGCGACGTCCAGCACTGGCTCGACGGCACATTGCCCAATGAGGAACTGTTCGCCGAGCCTCCACGGCACACGCTCTTCGTCGAGCCGCTGCGCAAGCAGGCCAAACTTCCGCTGTGA
- a CDS encoding OB-fold nucleic acid binding domain-containing protein yields MTLDLARQLIGIPRHLSQHPGGFVLTEERLDDLVPIEPARMEDRQIIEWDKDDIDVLKFMKVDVLGLGMLGCMNRAFNLLREHKGVDVGMADLQDDDPAVFGMIQKADTLGVFQIESRAQMSMLPRIKPKCFYDLVIEVAIVRPGPIQGDMVHPYLRRREGKEKPEYPKPELRAVLEKTLGVPLFQEQAMKVAIVGAGFTPAEADQLRRAMATFKLTGGVSHFYDKLVGGMVERGYPKDFAERTFKQIEGFGSYGFPESHAASFAKIAYASCWMKHHHPDVFCAALLNAQPMGFYAPAQIVRDAQKHGVEVRPVSINDSHWDCTLEEADGGYLAVRLGFRQVRSLANIHGAAIVGARGDVPYDCVEDVWRRAGVPRAAIERIAEADGFACLSEDRRQGLWKVRGLGEAPLPLFAAADAREAGFSPEGLEPETALRSMTEGREVVEDYRTLQLSLRAHPLSFLRDELDGMGIVRCADLPHIRDGRNIEVAGVILVRQRPGSAKGVLFVTIEDETGIANGILWPDRFDIYRRPVMSASMIAMRGRLQKEGEVIHIICDRIIDHDAMLRSIGRSDFSVAPGRGDGARNGGGPDSRDAPLRIRSHDFH; encoded by the coding sequence TTGACGCTCGACCTTGCACGACAGCTGATCGGGATTCCGCGTCACCTCTCGCAGCATCCCGGCGGGTTCGTGCTGACCGAGGAGCGATTGGACGATCTTGTGCCGATCGAGCCCGCGCGCATGGAAGACCGGCAGATCATCGAATGGGACAAGGACGATATCGACGTCCTGAAATTCATGAAGGTCGACGTGCTTGGTCTCGGCATGCTCGGTTGCATGAACCGCGCCTTCAATCTGCTGCGCGAGCATAAGGGCGTCGATGTCGGCATGGCCGACCTGCAGGATGATGATCCCGCCGTTTTCGGCATGATCCAGAAGGCCGACACGTTGGGTGTCTTCCAGATCGAGAGCCGCGCGCAAATGTCGATGCTGCCGCGGATCAAGCCCAAATGTTTCTACGATCTTGTGATCGAGGTCGCGATCGTGCGCCCCGGGCCGATCCAGGGCGATATGGTCCATCCCTATCTTCGCCGCCGCGAGGGCAAGGAAAAGCCCGAATATCCCAAGCCCGAGCTCCGCGCCGTGCTCGAAAAGACATTAGGCGTTCCGCTGTTCCAAGAACAGGCGATGAAGGTCGCGATCGTCGGCGCGGGCTTCACGCCCGCCGAGGCTGATCAGCTGCGCCGCGCCATGGCGACCTTCAAGCTCACCGGCGGCGTTTCGCATTTCTACGACAAGCTTGTCGGCGGCATGGTTGAGCGCGGCTATCCCAAGGATTTCGCCGAGCGCACCTTCAAGCAGATCGAGGGCTTCGGCTCCTATGGCTTTCCCGAGAGCCACGCGGCGAGCTTTGCCAAGATCGCCTATGCGAGCTGTTGGATGAAGCATCATCATCCCGACGTCTTCTGCGCGGCGCTCCTCAACGCGCAGCCGATGGGCTTTTACGCGCCCGCGCAGATCGTGCGCGATGCGCAGAAGCATGGCGTCGAGGTGCGCCCCGTCTCGATTAACGACAGCCATTGGGACTGCACGCTGGAGGAGGCCGATGGCGGCTATCTCGCGGTGCGCCTTGGCTTTCGCCAGGTTCGCTCGCTTGCCAATATTCATGGCGCCGCGATCGTCGGGGCGAGAGGTGACGTGCCTTATGATTGCGTTGAGGATGTCTGGCGCCGCGCCGGCGTGCCACGCGCTGCGATCGAGCGGATCGCTGAGGCGGACGGCTTTGCCTGCCTGTCCGAGGACCGGCGGCAAGGCCTTTGGAAGGTTCGCGGCCTCGGTGAAGCGCCGCTGCCGCTGTTCGCAGCCGCCGACGCGCGCGAGGCGGGTTTCTCGCCTGAGGGGCTCGAACCGGAGACGGCGCTGCGGTCGATGACCGAGGGACGCGAAGTAGTGGAGGATTATCGCACGCTGCAGCTGTCGCTGCGCGCGCATCCGCTGAGTTTTTTGCGGGATGAGCTCGATGGGATGGGGATCGTTCGCTGCGCGGACCTCCCGCATATTCGCGATGGACGGAATATCGAGGTCGCTGGTGTGATCCTTGTCCGGCAACGGCCCGGTTCGGCGAAAGGCGTGCTCTTCGTCACGATCGAGGACGAGACCGGGATCGCCAACGGCATTCTCTGGCCCGACCGGTTCGACATTTACAGGCGCCCCGTGATGTCGGCGTCGATGATCGCGATGCGCGGACGGCTCCAGAAGGAAGGCGAGGTCATTCACATCATTTGCGACCGGATCATCGATCATGATGCGATGCTGCGCTCTATTGGACGCAGTGACTTCTCGGTGGCGCCCGGGCGCGGAGACGGAGCGCGAAATGGCGGCGGACCGGATTCGCGTGACGCTCCGCTGCGCATCCGCAGCCATGATTTTCACTAA